The nucleotide window CTTGATCGTAGCCGAGGCCGTCTTCATGGTCTGGAAGCCGCGGGTAGCACGAATGATTCGCTTGAGGGCGCCATGATCGGCTTCGATCATGTTGTTCAGGTACTTGCAGGTATGTTTCGCGTCGATCGACAGCTTGCCCTCTCGTTGCAACCGGCCGATCGCCTGCGGATAGGAGCCGAGTTGGTCTGTCGTAATTGAAGATGGCGGCCAGTGACGCATCGTAGTCAATGTCTTGCCCAGGAAACGATGGGCTACCCGGGTATTGCGGCGATCTGCCAACATGAAGTCGATCAAACGGCTGTGCTTGTCTATGACCCGAAACAAATACTTCCACCGGCCACCCACCTTCACATACGTTTCGTCCACTTGCCAGAAGGTCGCTCGATAGCCTTGATACTAGCGCACCCGCTTCTCCAACTCAGGCGCAAATCGATGCACTTAACGCATGATCGTTGACGGGTTCACTTCTACACCAGGCTCCTGCATCATCCCGGTAGCTGATGCCGTACTTGCAGCACCAGCGGACACAAAGCAGAATGATCTAATGGGAAAGCGTCGACGCTTGAACATGACCCATCCTAACCGCCAAGATCCTGTTCGAAGCTCCCCGCAGGCATTTAACGCAACAGGGCCGGTCCCTGTTATCCCCATGGTCTTCAGGAAAGCGTGAATCACGCCCTTCGTATGGCTCCTCTGTCAGTGTTCGATGCAGTCGGAGCGCGGCATGCGGAAAAAGAAGGTCATCCAGGCGGGAGTCTGCTTAATGAACTTCTTTGCATCGCCAATGAATTGCTTGACGAATCACGCTACGCAGAGGTCTTTCGTAGGGATGAGCCCAATGGAAACATGCATTATGGCTGCCCTTAGCGTCTGCTCCTGCATCCCAAGTGTGAATGATTCGGAGGTAGGCGATGCAAGAGCAGGTTGGTTTTGAAAGAACTGAAGATTCGCCTAGCGCAGCTTCGAAGATTAGACCAAAGTCTTCGATCCTTCATTTTGAAAAGCAAGTCTGGGCGCACGTCCAGCACAATCCCCTGTCGTCGATGTGGGATCTCCACGGCATTCCCATAAAACAGATAGCTAAACGTACCTGGGACGGCATCAACGACGACAACTTGTTTGGTCGCGCCTCCCAACTCGCGTACTCGTTCTTCTCCGCCATTTTTCCAGCGCTCATTGCTATGTCCTCGATCATGGGCATGATCGCGAAATCGTCGAGCGGTCTCTACTTCAATCTACTCGAACGCATTGGACGTTTGATCCCACCCGCAGCATTTACGCTGGTCATCGAGACGTTCAAACAAACCACTGAGGCAAGCACCTCCGGCAAGATCGTTCTTGGCATTTTTGTCGCCCTCTTCTCCGCCAGCGTCGGCATCTCGGCACTTCAAGATACCCTTAACACCGTCTACAAGGTCAAAGAGACCCGACCCTTCTGGAAGGCCCGACTCGAGGCCATGGCTCTGACCATCCTTGTCGCCTTCATCGTCCTTACCGCACTGCTTGTACTCTTTGCTGTCGACTTAGGAGCGAACCACCTCGAGCATCTCTTCCGGGGCAGCTACCTGATCTCAGTCCTCTTGCGAATAATCGGCTGGGTTACATCCTCCTTGCTCATGATCCTTTCCTTTGAGGTGATGTACTACTTTTGCCCGGACGTGCAGCATCGTGTCTGGCGTCGATTTACTCCTGGAGGGGTCACTGGTCTTCTCGGCTGGATCATCGGATCAGTT belongs to Granulicella arctica and includes:
- a CDS encoding YihY/virulence factor BrkB family protein; this encodes MQEQVGFERTEDSPSAASKIRPKSSILHFEKQVWAHVQHNPLSSMWDLHGIPIKQIAKRTWDGINDDNLFGRASQLAYSFFSAIFPALIAMSSIMGMIAKSSSGLYFNLLERIGRLIPPAAFTLVIETFKQTTEASTSGKIVLGIFVALFSASVGISALQDTLNTVYKVKETRPFWKARLEAMALTILVAFIVLTALLVLFAVDLGANHLEHLFRGSYLISVLLRIIGWVTSSLLMILSFEVMYYFCPDVQHRVWRRFTPGGVTGLLGWIIGSVALRIYLHYFNSYSMTYGSLGAVVILLLWFYLTGVMILLGGEVNSEIEHAVAEQQLRSGSCTAPSVEADGMV